The Thermoclostridium stercorarium subsp. stercorarium DSM 8532 genome contains a region encoding:
- a CDS encoding sensor histidine kinase — MKTENSTDNLKHDKKVSAAAGKQKGKMKYKNNGPAPGNASGKSGRASYKTNFSMSRRISVSYTQILIDTFLSCLILVMIVYTGFNLILLGSDTKKVIEELMVSDDLSESIYEIAVQKDTEIALADLSGELIINTFGDFAVSYSQIPIWFFQKERSIYIMFKSDLSVNEKTFTVYVFRNITRTVYEMLLIFGFSAVLYITVTLIIFFRGNAITKNVLNPIAEMTKMAREITAQNLNLRLNVTNAKDELKELIVTFNEMMDRIEAAYNKQNQFVSDASHELRTPISVIQGYARMLERWGKDDPEVLNEAIEAIEQEAENMKELVDKLLFIARNDKDTLVLEEKLFSLSEMMEELVKETRMVDKDHIIEDSIETGIEIVGDRNRLKQAMRIFVDNAQKYTEPGKKIEISLKKENNTAVLSVKDSGCGIDSRDIQSIFDRFYRADRSRDRNKGGHGLGLSIARIIILRHGGKIHVKSKLGEGSVFSVILKLERNNSCEGISDN, encoded by the coding sequence TTGAAGACGGAGAATAGTACCGACAATTTAAAACATGATAAAAAAGTATCCGCTGCAGCGGGGAAACAGAAAGGCAAAATGAAATATAAAAACAATGGTCCTGCGCCGGGAAATGCTTCGGGAAAGAGCGGTAGAGCTTCATACAAAACCAATTTTTCGATGAGCCGCAGGATATCTGTTTCATATACCCAGATTCTAATCGATACTTTTTTGTCATGCCTTATATTGGTCATGATTGTTTATACCGGTTTTAATCTTATCTTACTTGGAAGCGACACAAAGAAGGTTATTGAAGAACTGATGGTGTCGGATGATCTGTCCGAAAGCATTTACGAAATAGCCGTTCAGAAGGATACGGAGATAGCCCTGGCCGATTTGAGCGGAGAATTAATAATCAATACCTTTGGTGATTTTGCAGTTTCCTATAGCCAAATACCAATTTGGTTTTTTCAAAAAGAACGTTCGATATATATAATGTTTAAGTCGGATTTATCAGTGAACGAAAAAACTTTCACAGTATACGTTTTCAGAAACATAACACGAACTGTATATGAAATGTTATTAATATTCGGTTTTTCTGCAGTTTTGTACATCACCGTTACCCTTATAATTTTTTTCAGGGGTAATGCCATCACCAAAAATGTTTTGAACCCAATAGCCGAAATGACAAAAATGGCCAGGGAAATTACAGCCCAAAATCTTAATCTGAGGCTTAATGTTACCAATGCAAAAGACGAACTTAAAGAACTTATTGTTACCTTCAATGAAATGATGGACCGTATCGAAGCCGCATATAACAAACAGAACCAGTTCGTATCCGATGCTTCTCATGAATTAAGGACCCCCATTTCCGTTATACAGGGATATGCCAGAATGCTGGAACGCTGGGGAAAAGACGATCCGGAAGTACTGAATGAAGCCATTGAAGCTATTGAGCAAGAAGCCGAAAACATGAAAGAACTTGTTGACAAGCTTCTGTTTATTGCAAGAAACGACAAGGATACCCTTGTGCTGGAAGAGAAGCTGTTTTCTTTAAGCGAGATGATGGAGGAACTGGTTAAGGAAACAAGGATGGTGGACAAGGATCACATTATCGAGGATTCAATTGAAACGGGGATTGAAATTGTAGGTGACAGAAACCGATTGAAACAGGCCATGCGTATTTTCGTGGACAATGCACAGAAATATACCGAACCGGGGAAAAAGATTGAAATAAGCTTAAAAAAAGAAAATAACACAGCGGTACTTTCGGTAAAGGATTCAGGCTGCGGAATTGACAGCAGGGATATCCAGAGCATTTTTGATCGGTTTTACCGTGCCGACAGGTCAAGGGACAGGAACAAAGGCGGCCACGGCCTTGGGCTTTCAATTGCCAGAATTATAATACTCAGGCATGGAGGGAAAATCCATGTCAAAAGCAAATTGGGAGAAGGCAGCGTTTTTTCGGTAATTTTAAAACTTGAAAGGAACAATTCCTGCGAAGGCATTTCGGACAACTAA
- a CDS encoding putative glycoside hydrolase: MRRYKSLVLPFFCVLFVFLVTGCKFENSGKTSLTDQSKQVFVTPEPEHEMVFNTPTPTPTPEPTAVPTPSAVKKDVKVKGLYLTGWSAGNKERMDYYIKLIEETELNALVIDIKNDDGIVSYESKVPAVVEAGTYLKKYDAKKLLETLHAKDIYVIGRIVCFRDPAYSKKYPERAVKHVDGGLWRENKKDKEITWLNPCDERNWKYIVDIAREAVELGFDEIQFDYVRFPDGDRSKMNFGQTGFVKHEVINNFLAYARKELPDVTLSADIFGIVCVSPEDREDIGQYLELIGKELDYISPMTYPSLYARGQIVNGIKFPNPDLEPYAVVYNTLLMARERLSKVENYKADIRPYLQAYTASWLPEGSYQKYTAEQYRQQIQAVYDAGYEQWIFWDANNKYDPDAFLKE, translated from the coding sequence ATGAGAAGGTACAAAAGCTTGGTGCTGCCGTTTTTTTGCGTTCTATTTGTTTTTCTTGTTACCGGATGCAAATTTGAAAATTCCGGAAAAACTTCCCTGACTGATCAAAGTAAACAGGTGTTTGTAACGCCGGAACCGGAACATGAAATGGTTTTCAATACTCCTACCCCGACACCAACGCCTGAACCGACGGCCGTGCCGACTCCCTCTGCCGTTAAGAAGGATGTAAAGGTAAAAGGTCTGTATCTTACGGGATGGTCGGCGGGAAACAAGGAAAGAATGGATTATTACATAAAGCTTATAGAAGAGACGGAGCTTAATGCTCTTGTGATAGACATCAAAAACGATGACGGCATAGTAAGCTATGAATCAAAGGTTCCTGCGGTAGTGGAAGCCGGTACATACCTTAAAAAATATGACGCGAAAAAACTTCTTGAAACCCTTCATGCAAAAGATATTTATGTTATAGGGAGAATAGTATGCTTCAGGGACCCGGCTTATTCGAAAAAATACCCTGAACGGGCAGTCAAGCATGTCGACGGGGGGTTATGGCGCGAGAATAAAAAGGATAAGGAAATAACATGGCTGAATCCTTGTGATGAACGAAATTGGAAATATATTGTGGACATTGCAAGGGAAGCCGTGGAACTGGGGTTTGACGAAATTCAGTTTGATTATGTGCGTTTCCCTGACGGGGACAGGAGTAAAATGAATTTTGGGCAAACCGGTTTTGTAAAGCATGAGGTAATTAATAATTTTCTCGCATATGCAAGAAAAGAGTTGCCTGATGTGACTTTGTCAGCCGATATTTTCGGAATTGTGTGTGTAAGCCCTGAAGATCGGGAGGACATAGGACAGTATCTTGAATTAATAGGCAAGGAACTGGACTATATCTCGCCTATGACTTATCCTTCACTGTATGCAAGAGGGCAGATTGTAAACGGAATTAAATTTCCAAACCCCGATCTTGAACCATATGCGGTTGTTTACAATACGCTTCTGATGGCGCGGGAAAGGCTGTCAAAGGTTGAAAATTACAAAGCCGATATTCGGCCCTATCTGCAGGCTTACACTGCCAGCTGGCTCCCGGAAGGATCGTACCAGAAATATACCGCAGAGCAGTACAGGCAGCAAATACAGGCTGTTTACGATGCAGGGTATGAACAGTGGATTTTCTGGGACGCAAATAATAAATACGATCCCGATGCATTTTTAAAAGAGTGA
- a CDS encoding response regulator transcription factor — protein MAEKILIIEDDTRLARFLELELRHEGYEVEIAYDGRSGLEKALSNNPDLVILDLMLPLLSGIEVLRRIRKVSDMPVIMLTAKDDVSDKVVGLDSGADDYVTKPFAIEELLARIRVALKRRDNSAKRESDIIRAGDLVLNKAKHTVMYKDEEITLSKKEYDLLEYLMENRGIVLTREQILEKVWGYDYFGDTNVTDVYIRYLRAKIDQKYNLSYIKTVRGVGYIFEDGE, from the coding sequence ATGGCTGAGAAAATACTGATAATCGAAGATGATACAAGGCTGGCCAGGTTTCTTGAGCTGGAACTCAGGCACGAGGGGTACGAAGTTGAAATAGCCTACGACGGGCGAAGCGGTCTTGAAAAAGCCTTGAGTAATAATCCCGACCTGGTAATTCTTGATCTGATGCTTCCTCTTCTAAGCGGGATTGAGGTTTTACGGCGTATCAGGAAAGTGTCGGACATGCCCGTTATCATGCTAACTGCAAAGGATGACGTATCTGATAAGGTGGTAGGTCTTGACAGCGGGGCGGATGATTATGTCACAAAACCATTTGCGATAGAAGAACTGCTGGCGAGAATAAGGGTTGCCCTTAAAAGGCGAGACAACTCCGCCAAAAGGGAAAGTGACATTATCAGGGCCGGGGATCTTGTTCTGAATAAGGCAAAGCACACTGTAATGTATAAAGATGAAGAAATAACGCTTTCCAAAAAGGAATATGATCTTCTTGAATACCTTATGGAAAACAGGGGTATTGTCCTAACACGCGAGCAGATTCTGGAAAAGGTATGGGGTTATGATTATTTTGGAGATACCAATGTAACCGACGTATACATAAGATATCTCAGAGCAAAAATTGATCAGAAATACAACCTTTCTTACATAAAAACGGTGCGTGGAGTGGGGTATATTTTTGAAGACGGAGAATAG
- a CDS encoding DUF4342 domain-containing protein yields the protein MSGVEIFAISEVLGMITLEQVDQMRKRTNCSYEEAKFFLEKHNGDLLEAIVDFEKNKNGTKTQSFISGKNAGDFWQSVSKLIKQGFVTRVIIEDNERNVIINVPVNIMLLFVIFASYIVIPILLILLLLGYKLSIRNTGREETGVSSAVRDITAVMESNDLPQNQQGSQLNDENIKDNYSEIIIE from the coding sequence ATGTCCGGTGTAGAAATATTTGCGATTTCGGAGGTGCTTGGAATGATTACACTGGAACAGGTGGATCAGATGCGAAAAAGGACGAACTGCAGTTACGAAGAGGCTAAATTTTTTCTGGAAAAACATAACGGTGATTTGCTTGAGGCCATTGTAGATTTTGAAAAAAACAAAAACGGAACGAAAACGCAAAGTTTCATTTCGGGAAAGAATGCCGGTGATTTCTGGCAAAGTGTATCAAAACTTATAAAACAGGGCTTTGTAACAAGGGTGATAATTGAAGATAATGAGAGGAATGTTATTATAAACGTACCGGTTAACATAATGCTTCTGTTTGTAATTTTTGCTTCGTATATAGTGATTCCCATCCTGCTGATACTGCTGTTGCTTGGATATAAACTGAGCATCAGAAATACGGGGAGGGAAGAGACAGGGGTTTCGTCGGCTGTACGGGATATTACTGCTGTAATGGAGAGTAATGATTTGCCGCAAAACCAGCAGGGAAGTCAGTTAAATGACGAAAACATAAAAGATAATTACAGTGAAATCATTATTGAGTAA
- the guaA gene encoding glutamine-hydrolyzing GMP synthase, whose product MNHDTIIILDFGGQYNQLIARRVRDASVYCEVLPYNTPLDKILAKNPKGIIFTGGPASVLNEGAPKCDPEIFGAGVPILGICYGMQLMAAELGGTVGKASSGEYGRVEIALEADNDLFSNIDTETSCWMSHTFQVEKMPPGFEVLARTRNCPVAAMGNREKKLYGVQFHPEVLHTPYGQEIIKNFLFNVCGCRPDWKMSSFIESTVEKIRAKVGNKKVLCALSGGVDSAVAAALVYKAVGKQLTCILVDHGLMRKNEAQQVEDVFRRQFADMNFIRVNAQERFLKRLAGVTDPERKRKIVGEEFIRVFEEEARKLGKVDFLVQGTIYPDVIESGIGDAAVIKSHHNVGGLPEHIDFEEIIEPLRDLFKDEVRKVGLELGLPEHMVWRQPFPGPGLAIRVIGEVTFEKLEILREADQIFRDEIEKAGLNKTINQYFAVLTSMRSVGVMGDERTYDYTVALRAVTTTDFMTADWAKIPYSVLERVSSRIVNEVKSVNRVVYDITTKPPATIEWE is encoded by the coding sequence TTGAATCATGATACAATAATAATTCTTGATTTTGGAGGGCAGTACAATCAGCTTATTGCAAGAAGAGTACGTGATGCCAGTGTATACTGCGAGGTACTGCCATATAATACACCTTTGGACAAAATTCTTGCGAAAAATCCGAAAGGTATTATTTTTACCGGGGGTCCTGCTTCAGTACTGAATGAAGGCGCTCCAAAATGCGATCCTGAAATTTTCGGTGCTGGTGTGCCAATTCTCGGCATCTGCTACGGAATGCAGTTGATGGCCGCCGAACTTGGAGGTACTGTTGGAAAGGCCTCAAGCGGCGAATACGGCAGAGTTGAAATTGCTCTTGAAGCCGATAATGATTTGTTTTCAAATATAGATACCGAAACCAGTTGCTGGATGAGCCACACATTCCAGGTTGAAAAAATGCCTCCGGGTTTTGAAGTTTTGGCAAGAACACGCAATTGTCCCGTCGCTGCAATGGGGAACAGGGAAAAGAAACTTTACGGTGTTCAGTTCCATCCCGAAGTTCTTCATACTCCGTATGGACAGGAAATAATCAAAAATTTTCTGTTTAATGTCTGTGGTTGCCGGCCGGATTGGAAAATGTCTTCGTTTATAGAAAGCACTGTTGAAAAAATAAGGGCAAAGGTAGGAAATAAAAAAGTATTGTGTGCATTATCCGGAGGGGTTGATTCCGCAGTTGCAGCGGCTTTGGTATATAAAGCGGTGGGAAAGCAGCTTACATGTATCCTGGTTGATCACGGCCTGATGAGAAAAAATGAAGCTCAACAGGTGGAGGATGTTTTCAGGCGCCAGTTTGCTGATATGAATTTCATAAGGGTTAACGCCCAGGAGCGTTTTTTAAAGCGCCTTGCAGGAGTAACCGATCCTGAACGTAAAAGAAAAATAGTCGGTGAAGAATTTATACGCGTGTTCGAGGAAGAGGCCAGAAAACTTGGAAAAGTTGATTTCCTTGTCCAGGGAACAATTTATCCGGACGTTATTGAAAGCGGGATCGGAGACGCGGCAGTAATAAAAAGCCATCACAACGTGGGCGGGCTCCCTGAACATATAGATTTTGAAGAAATAATAGAACCGCTCAGGGATCTTTTCAAGGACGAGGTGCGTAAGGTAGGCCTTGAACTGGGGCTGCCCGAGCACATGGTCTGGAGACAGCCTTTCCCCGGACCAGGCCTGGCTATCAGGGTAATCGGCGAAGTTACTTTTGAAAAACTGGAAATATTAAGGGAAGCGGATCAGATATTCAGGGATGAAATTGAAAAAGCGGGCCTGAACAAGACAATAAACCAGTATTTTGCGGTACTGACAAGCATGAGAAGTGTCGGTGTAATGGGCGATGAAAGGACTTATGACTATACCGTTGCACTCAGAGCCGTTACAACCACCGACTTTATGACTGCAGACTGGGCAAAAATACCTTATTCGGTTCTTGAAAGGGTATCCAGCAGAATTGTAAATGAGGTAAAAAGCGTTAACCGTGTAGTATATGATATAACGACAAAACCGCCTGCTACAATCGAATGGGAATGA
- a CDS encoding CDIF630_02480 family spore surface protein — protein MSDNKKKQMFMQKPIERHDTASWADIEQLEPETGVIIPKESGVINAKEYVDQNQK, from the coding sequence ATGAGTGATAACAAAAAAAAACAGATGTTTATGCAAAAACCAATCGAAAGGCATGATACCGCTTCATGGGCTGACATTGAGCAGCTCGAACCGGAAACAGGAGTGATAATACCTAAGGAATCCGGTGTTATTAATGCCAAGGAATACGTGGACCAAAACCAAAAATAG
- a CDS encoding type II secretion system F family protein, whose translation MNQFARQKFSDELKILDVKEYPYRDFLAFGMWLYNKLNIPKSGSYHVFLYQRIVMVYGTRYAGYYLRIYWGEKFMYSFLGIIVACFVGAASGAGAKFVIAVPAAGTLLFFLADRNLDDRAEKRKLQLMIDFPAFVSKLALLMNAGMHLRQALVKIYDDSDKTKPLYEELGTVLADLEAGIGESQAWQEFSERCKVREITSFASMIVQNSKLGGKQMVNELKRMSHEAWEMRKNAARQLGETASAKLVFPMMLMLVAILIIALAPAIMQFSINY comes from the coding sequence ATGAACCAATTCGCCAGACAAAAGTTTTCCGATGAACTGAAAATACTTGACGTAAAGGAATATCCATACAGGGATTTTCTGGCTTTCGGTATGTGGCTCTACAATAAACTGAACATACCTAAATCCGGTTCTTACCATGTTTTTCTGTATCAACGCATAGTTATGGTTTATGGGACAAGGTATGCAGGTTATTATCTGAGAATATACTGGGGTGAAAAATTCATGTATTCCTTTTTGGGAATTATTGTTGCGTGTTTTGTTGGCGCCGCATCGGGTGCCGGTGCAAAATTTGTTATAGCAGTACCTGCTGCGGGAACGCTTCTGTTTTTTCTTGCAGACCGAAATCTCGATGATAGGGCGGAAAAGAGAAAACTCCAGCTGATGATTGATTTTCCGGCGTTTGTCAGTAAGCTGGCATTACTGATGAATGCGGGAATGCATCTCCGGCAGGCCTTGGTAAAAATTTATGATGACTCGGACAAAACCAAACCGTTGTATGAAGAATTAGGGACGGTTCTTGCAGACTTGGAAGCGGGCATCGGTGAGAGCCAGGCATGGCAGGAATTCTCGGAAAGATGCAAAGTGAGGGAAATAACCTCCTTTGCAAGCATGATAGTGCAAAATTCAAAGCTCGGTGGAAAACAGATGGTGAATGAATTAAAAAGAATGTCCCATGAAGCTTGGGAAATGCGGAAAAATGCCGCGAGACAACTGGGTGAAACGGCTTCGGCAAAACTCGTGTTTCCAATGATGCTTATGCTTGTGGCGATTCTGATTATTGCATTGGCCCCGGCCATAATGCAGTTTTCAATAAATTATTAA
- a CDS encoding acetylxylan esterase codes for MAVFEMPLEQLKNYTGTNPKPKDFDEYWQRALDEMNATDPNVEIIPADFKSPVAECYHLYFTGVKGARIYAKLMKPRNNDGPMPAILNFHGYSGNSGDWYNYLGYVASGFTIAAMDCRGQGGLSEDRGGVLGNTLQGHIIRGLDDPDPDNLLFRNIFLDTAMLAKIVMNLPYVDRNRIGATGGSQGGGLTIACAALVPEIKRLVPVYPFLSDYKRVWDMDLAKDAYLELSQYFRRFDPLHLREEDIFTKLGYIDIQHLADRIQGEVLMATGLMDTVCPPSTQFAVYNKIKSKKDIVIYPDYGHEYLPGFEDIKYQFMLGL; via the coding sequence ATGGCTGTTTTTGAAATGCCTCTTGAGCAGCTGAAAAATTACACGGGGACCAATCCAAAACCAAAGGATTTTGATGAATACTGGCAAAGAGCCTTGGATGAAATGAACGCCACAGATCCCAATGTGGAGATTATACCGGCGGATTTTAAAAGCCCCGTTGCTGAATGCTACCATTTGTACTTTACCGGGGTAAAGGGGGCGCGAATTTACGCCAAACTGATGAAACCCAGGAACAATGACGGACCTATGCCGGCAATTCTAAACTTCCACGGTTATTCAGGTAACAGCGGTGATTGGTATAATTATCTCGGGTATGTTGCATCAGGCTTTACCATTGCGGCAATGGACTGCCGTGGACAGGGCGGACTGTCCGAGGACAGGGGAGGAGTATTGGGCAATACGCTTCAGGGGCATATAATCCGCGGCCTTGACGATCCCGATCCTGACAACCTGCTTTTCAGGAATATATTCCTTGACACGGCAATGCTGGCAAAAATTGTAATGAATTTGCCTTATGTGGACAGAAACAGGATCGGGGCAACCGGCGGTTCCCAGGGCGGAGGCTTGACAATCGCGTGCGCGGCACTGGTACCCGAAATAAAAAGACTTGTGCCCGTATATCCTTTCCTCAGTGATTATAAAAGAGTATGGGACATGGATTTAGCGAAGGATGCCTATCTGGAGCTGTCTCAGTATTTCAGGAGATTTGATCCGCTGCATTTACGAGAGGAAGATATTTTTACAAAACTGGGATACATTGATATTCAACACCTTGCGGACAGAATCCAGGGAGAAGTGCTGATGGCCACCGGGCTTATGGATACCGTATGCCCGCCTTCCACTCAGTTTGCTGTGTATAACAAAATAAAATCCAAAAAGGATATTGTAATATATCCTGATTACGGACATGAATATTTGCCGGGTTTTGAAGACATAAAATACCAGTTTATGCTCGGTTTATAG
- a CDS encoding class I SAM-dependent methyltransferase — MLLADKWVDYELIDTGNGEKLERWGKFILRRPDPQAIWPHTADDEVWERVDAHYHRSRSGGGSWEYKRKLPERWTISYRNLLFYIEPTGFKHTGLFPEQAVNWDWMIEKIKSAKKPVRVLNLFAYTGGATVACAYAGAEVCHVDAAKGMVTRAKENLALSGLSDRPVRFIVDDVVKFVRREKRRGKMYEAIIMDPPSYGRGPNGELWKIEDELFGLVELCMDILSPEPLFFLINSYTTGLAPSVLTNVLSMSVAKRFGGNVYSDEIGLPVSASGLVLPCGATGRWESVE, encoded by the coding sequence ATGTTGCTTGCTGACAAATGGGTGGATTATGAACTTATTGATACGGGAAACGGTGAAAAACTTGAAAGATGGGGAAAATTCATTCTGAGAAGACCGGACCCGCAGGCCATCTGGCCGCATACCGCGGATGATGAAGTATGGGAAAGGGTGGATGCCCATTATCACAGGAGCAGAAGCGGGGGAGGAAGCTGGGAATATAAAAGAAAACTTCCCGAAAGATGGACTATAAGCTATAGAAACCTTTTGTTTTATATAGAGCCGACAGGATTCAAGCATACTGGTTTATTCCCTGAACAGGCCGTAAACTGGGACTGGATGATTGAGAAGATAAAATCGGCGAAAAAACCCGTTCGTGTACTTAACCTTTTTGCATACACCGGCGGGGCCACCGTGGCATGTGCCTATGCCGGAGCCGAGGTCTGCCATGTGGACGCGGCAAAAGGTATGGTTACAAGGGCGAAGGAAAATCTTGCATTGTCCGGACTGAGCGACCGTCCGGTAAGGTTTATCGTCGACGATGTGGTGAAATTCGTGCGCAGGGAAAAACGACGCGGGAAAATGTACGAAGCAATAATTATGGATCCGCCTTCTTACGGAAGAGGCCCGAACGGAGAGCTGTGGAAAATAGAAGACGAGCTTTTCGGGCTGGTGGAACTTTGTATGGACATTTTAAGCCCGGAACCTCTTTTTTTCCTGATCAATTCATACACAACAGGCCTTGCCCCGAGCGTTCTGACAAATGTTTTGTCCATGTCGGTGGCAAAAAGGTTCGGGGGTAATGTTTACAGTGATGAAATCGGCTTGCCTGTTTCAGCCTCCGGATTGGTTTTGCCCTGTGGAGCAACGGGAAGATGGGAAAGTGTGGAATAA
- a CDS encoding lysophospholipid acyltransferase family protein: protein MKAGQYHYSKWFNKFLKSTFGLYLIKRFNVRIFNSKILNIKPPYLVIGNHVGLWDPFLMSIGIPEPIYFVISDSYFRNFWLRQLLKLVGGIPKSKMLADSGTVRAILSITKRNGVIGLYPEGARNWDLKNVPVIYSTAKLIKNLKIPVITTLMQGAGLTRPRWARSSRTGIINLNYDVLLTPEEIKKMDVDEIYNKVVDGIKFNEYVWQKKNMIPFRGKNLAEYLDLFLVVCPRCKSLCSLHSHGNFFTCKNCSYSVEYNEYGFLKTNDEKYFDSPQSWSEWQNNYLYELFSKDEYVTCKVPLFTDTNAKLFTGKRRGKLRKYKWMGKVELYFDRFDFIPEKGDRYSFPLDEISGMNIQNNNKFEFYHNNVLYRFRFTTQHKSVYKYELAINIINKIKTGIPAN from the coding sequence ATGAAAGCAGGGCAGTATCACTACAGCAAATGGTTTAACAAATTCTTAAAATCCACTTTTGGGTTATATCTCATTAAGCGTTTTAATGTAAGGATATTCAACAGCAAAATTCTGAACATAAAACCCCCGTATCTGGTTATCGGAAATCATGTAGGACTTTGGGATCCTTTTTTAATGTCCATTGGGATACCGGAACCCATTTATTTTGTTATTTCGGATTCTTATTTCAGGAATTTTTGGCTGAGACAGCTTCTGAAACTTGTCGGCGGGATACCCAAATCCAAAATGCTTGCCGATTCCGGAACTGTCCGCGCTATATTGTCCATAACAAAGCGAAACGGCGTGATCGGTCTGTACCCTGAAGGTGCACGCAACTGGGATCTGAAAAATGTGCCTGTTATTTATTCCACCGCCAAGCTGATAAAAAACCTCAAAATTCCTGTTATAACCACGTTGATGCAGGGGGCAGGTCTCACAAGACCAAGATGGGCAAGAAGTTCAAGAACAGGCATAATAAACCTGAACTATGACGTTCTGTTGACTCCTGAAGAAATAAAAAAAATGGATGTGGACGAAATTTACAACAAAGTGGTGGACGGAATTAAATTTAATGAATACGTTTGGCAGAAAAAAAACATGATCCCCTTTCGTGGCAAAAATCTTGCGGAGTATCTTGATTTGTTTCTGGTAGTGTGCCCACGCTGCAAATCCCTGTGTTCCCTGCACAGCCACGGCAACTTTTTTACCTGCAAAAATTGCAGTTATTCGGTAGAGTACAACGAATATGGTTTTTTAAAAACCAACGATGAAAAATATTTCGATTCACCGCAGTCCTGGAGCGAATGGCAAAATAACTATCTTTACGAACTGTTTTCAAAAGACGAATACGTAACCTGCAAAGTTCCTCTGTTTACCGATACAAACGCAAAACTGTTCACCGGTAAACGCAGAGGAAAACTAAGAAAATACAAATGGATGGGAAAAGTGGAATTATATTTTGACAGGTTTGATTTCATTCCTGAAAAAGGAGACAGGTATTCCTTTCCGTTGGATGAGATTTCCGGCATGAATATTCAGAACAATAACAAATTTGAGTTTTATCACAATAATGTTCTTTACCGTTTTAGATTTACCACGCAGCATAAATCGGTTTACAAGTATGAGCTGGCCATTAACATTATTAACAAAATCAAAACCGGTATTCCGGCAAACTGA
- a CDS encoding type II secretion system F family protein, whose translation MSQTRTEEFYIENYDKYNYKIHEWIIYSAVGVLVMAVIGWIFYRKIIPVAFISALGLFYPKIRKRQLIETRRNILRLQFKDMLYYIGAALSAGKSVEQAFVYAHGILRNLYPGKKAYIVNETELIIKRLQMNENIENILKDFAARSGVEEIQHFSDVFSVCKRTGGNLVEVIRTTSGMIGERIEIKQEIEIGLAAKKQEQRILSLSSVMMVLFISLMSGEFMEPMFATSSGRIIMTFSLILLGVGIFVSNRIMNIRF comes from the coding sequence GTGAGTCAAACCCGAACAGAAGAATTTTACATTGAAAATTATGATAAATACAACTACAAAATTCATGAGTGGATTATTTATTCAGCTGTTGGTGTTCTGGTAATGGCAGTAATCGGATGGATATTTTACAGAAAAATTATACCGGTGGCGTTTATTTCGGCATTAGGCTTATTTTATCCGAAAATCAGGAAGAGGCAGCTTATCGAGACCCGCAGGAATATTTTAAGGTTGCAGTTTAAAGATATGCTGTATTACATTGGAGCCGCACTGTCTGCCGGAAAATCCGTCGAACAGGCTTTTGTGTATGCACACGGAATACTCAGAAATTTATATCCCGGTAAGAAAGCATACATTGTAAATGAGACAGAGCTGATTATAAAAAGGTTACAGATGAATGAAAACATTGAAAACATACTTAAGGATTTTGCAGCGCGGTCGGGTGTGGAAGAAATACAACATTTTTCAGACGTGTTTTCGGTATGTAAAAGGACGGGCGGAAACCTTGTGGAGGTTATCCGCACCACTTCGGGGATGATTGGCGAACGGATTGAGATTAAGCAGGAAATTGAAATCGGCCTTGCCGCCAAAAAGCAGGAACAGCGTATTCTTTCATTATCTTCGGTAATGATGGTGCTTTTCATATCTCTAATGAGCGGTGAATTTATGGAACCAATGTTTGCAACGTCTTCAGGAAGAATTATTATGACTTTTTCTTTGATACTGCTTGGTGTGGGGATTTTTGTCTCCAACAGGATTATGAATATAAGGTTTTAA